One window of Phycisphaeraceae bacterium genomic DNA carries:
- a CDS encoding DUF5309 family protein → MPFTGKSTFAAGATLPELAEDVADIVSIVSPFETPLLDHLGDAKRSSESTIHEWIEDALLPNTDQINQTTFTPSATTATSITVDNGVRFQPGDLVRPGNSTEVMLVTAVASNTLTVVRGYGATTPHALANDMLLTILGNAALEGADANAARFTSRIRRRNYTQIFTSTVEVSGSMQAARAHGVADEMDFQKQERTRELLRDLENCVINGVAPASDPQGSTTVRRSMNGLLRIIQSNRFVPGVAGFPAGGGVGDVLNEEVLNAALRRVWEQSSARIDTIVVGGAQKRRINAFASAARSYLPEETRFRDMVSVYESDYGVCRVILSRWVPQDYVLMLDSSRVEVLPLSGRSFHFKPLAARGDAHAGQVIGEYTLECRNENAHAIIAGLAA, encoded by the coding sequence ATGCCATTTACCGGAAAGTCCACGTTCGCAGCCGGCGCGACGCTGCCGGAACTCGCGGAAGATGTCGCCGATATCGTTTCGATCGTCAGCCCGTTCGAGACGCCGCTGCTCGATCATCTCGGCGATGCCAAGCGATCGTCTGAGAGCACGATCCACGAGTGGATCGAGGACGCGCTCCTTCCCAACACGGACCAGATCAACCAGACGACGTTCACGCCGAGCGCAACCACGGCGACATCGATCACGGTGGACAACGGCGTTCGCTTCCAGCCGGGCGATCTCGTCCGCCCGGGCAACTCGACGGAGGTGATGCTGGTGACGGCGGTCGCGTCGAACACGCTCACGGTCGTGCGCGGCTACGGAGCCACCACGCCCCACGCGCTTGCGAACGACATGCTGCTCACGATTCTCGGCAACGCCGCGCTCGAAGGCGCGGACGCGAACGCCGCACGCTTCACGAGCCGCATCAGACGGCGCAACTACACGCAGATCTTCACCTCAACCGTCGAGGTCTCCGGCTCGATGCAGGCGGCCCGCGCCCACGGCGTGGCCGACGAGATGGACTTCCAGAAGCAGGAGCGGACGCGCGAGCTGCTGCGCGACCTTGAGAATTGCGTGATCAACGGCGTCGCGCCGGCAAGCGACCCGCAGGGCTCGACGACCGTGCGTCGGTCCATGAACGGTCTGCTCCGGATCATCCAGTCCAATCGCTTTGTGCCCGGTGTCGCCGGTTTCCCGGCGGGGGGCGGCGTCGGCGATGTGCTTAACGAGGAGGTGCTGAACGCCGCGCTCCGGCGCGTGTGGGAGCAATCCTCGGCACGGATCGACACCATCGTTGTCGGAGGGGCGCAGAAGAGGCGCATCAACGCCTTCGCGAGCGCGGCCCGCTCGTACCTGCCCGAGGAGACCCGCTTCCGCGACATGGTGAGCGTGTACGAGTCGGACTATGGCGTCTGCCGCGTGATCCTCTCGCGCTGGGTGCCCCAGGACTACGTGCTGATGCTGGATTCCTCGCGTGTGGAGGTTCTTCCGCTGAGCGGGCGTTCGTTCCACTTCAAGCCGCTCGCGGCGCGCGGAGATGCGCACGCCGGGCAGGTGATCGGCGAGTACACGCTGGAGTGCCGCAACGAGAACGCGCACGCCATCATCGCCGGACTCGCGGCCTGA